From the genome of Halococcus sediminicola, one region includes:
- the gvpJ gene encoding gas vesicle protein GvpJ: MSSGGPARQSDSLADVVEMLLDKGVVINADIVVSIGDTELLGVQLRAAIASFETAAEYGLEFPDGTDMRRVEQASGRSELEDDETVTVKGVDKDDSALEGEDEESDTDRQSAPEIGARPNAGVRAGHTTRSDDEGDGGGKTEKGNGESEADS; this comes from the coding sequence ATGAGTAGCGGTGGTCCCGCCCGCCAATCCGACAGCCTCGCCGACGTGGTGGAGATGCTGCTCGACAAGGGTGTGGTCATCAACGCCGACATCGTGGTCTCGATCGGCGATACCGAACTACTCGGGGTGCAACTCAGAGCAGCGATCGCCTCTTTCGAGACCGCCGCCGAATACGGCTTGGAGTTCCCCGACGGCACCGACATGCGTCGAGTCGAGCAGGCATCGGGGCGCTCCGAACTCGAAGACGACGAGACGGTCACGGTCAAAGGGGTGGACAAGGACGACTCGGCGCTCGAAGGCGAAGACGAGGAATCCGACACCGACCGCCAATCGGCACCCGAGATTGGTGCGCGGCCGAACGCCGGGGTGCGCGCGGGACACACGACCAGATCCGACGACGAGGGCGATGGGGGCGGGAAAACCGAAAAAGGAAACGGGGAAAGCGAGGCCGACTCATAG
- a CDS encoding transposase — protein sequence MVVVDQFTKRVGTVQRHGWYPIGSDPTIETSNSWDKVTVLGAITDDGDSFYCWTEENLTRYHGIRLLEALQDEFGEELVVFLDRAGYFYARDLWEFVSGERETRTVGDSSVSCVRGEELAVWYFPSKLPELNPVEGCWNQLYEWFKHRLIPDLSTLKASILKGIDAIDEPNIWNYLCSTEG from the coding sequence GTGGTTGTCGTCGATCAGTTCACCAAACGTGTCGGCACCGTCCAGCGGCATGGTTGGTATCCGATCGGGTCAGACCCAACGATTGAAACATCGAATTCGTGGGACAAGGTGACGGTACTTGGCGCTATCACCGACGACGGTGATAGCTTCTACTGCTGGACGGAAGAAAATCTCACACGATACCACGGAATTCGCTTGTTAGAGGCACTCCAAGACGAATTCGGCGAGGAGTTGGTGGTGTTCCTCGATCGGGCGGGATACTTCTATGCGAGGGATCTCTGGGAGTTCGTGAGTGGTGAGCGCGAGACCAGAACTGTCGGAGACAGTTCGGTCTCGTGCGTGCGTGGAGAAGAGCTGGCAGTTTGGTACTTCCCGTCGAAACTACCCGAGCTCAACCCAGTGGAAGGCTGCTGGAATCAGCTCTATGAGTGGTTCAAGCACCGGCTGATTCCGGACCTCTCAACGCTGAAAGCGTCCATTCTGAAAGGAATCGATGCAATCGATGAGCCGAACATTTGGAACTATCTCTGCTCAACGGAGGGGTAA
- a CDS encoding IS630 family transposase: MGRLDDITLEELHEVREQTEGEKPRERVLAAIGRKQGAQIDTLAERHGVVEKTIRNWLDRFVEQPIEQAPYDAPRPGGPSKLTREQREHLEEVLQDSPTELGYDQQAWSPKLLLHYVAQAYDVEYSDRHARYLLTEAGLSWRTARPRHHEADPEEEEEFQATVEKTPRTSREDGGCRRSVHQTCRHRPAAWLVSDRVRPND, encoded by the coding sequence ATGGGTCGGCTCGACGATATCACTCTGGAAGAACTCCACGAGGTGCGTGAGCAAACGGAGGGTGAAAAGCCGCGAGAACGCGTTCTCGCGGCGATCGGCCGCAAGCAAGGTGCTCAGATCGATACCCTCGCTGAGCGTCACGGCGTTGTTGAGAAAACCATCCGTAACTGGCTCGATCGGTTTGTCGAGCAACCGATCGAGCAGGCTCCCTACGACGCTCCTCGCCCTGGTGGTCCTTCAAAACTCACCAGAGAACAGCGTGAGCACCTCGAAGAGGTGCTCCAAGACTCACCTACCGAGCTGGGCTACGACCAACAGGCCTGGTCGCCGAAGCTTCTCCTCCACTATGTCGCTCAGGCATACGATGTCGAGTACAGCGATCGGCATGCGCGCTATCTGCTGACGGAGGCCGGGCTGTCCTGGCGGACAGCGCGGCCTCGCCATCACGAAGCCGACCCCGAGGAGGAAGAAGAATTCCAAGCGACAGTCGAAAAAACGCCCCGAACTAGCCGAGAAGACGGTGGTTGTCGTCGATCAGTTCACCAAACGTGTCGGCACCGTCCAGCGGCATGGTTGGTATCCGATCGGGTCAGACCCAACGATTGA
- a CDS encoding DUF7563 family protein produces MPDCHNCGGFVTDQYVRVFAPDGMGNVRVCPNCEDKLRDGAEVRDAHSPRQTNR; encoded by the coding sequence ATGCCAGACTGTCACAACTGCGGCGGATTCGTCACCGACCAATACGTGCGGGTGTTCGCACCCGATGGGATGGGGAACGTGCGCGTCTGTCCCAACTGTGAGGACAAACTCCGGGACGGGGCGGAGGTACGTGATGCACACTCCCCGCGCCAGACGAACCGATGA